TGCACCATATTGATTGGATATAACAGGTTTATCTTTTATCATATATTTATTACATAATAAAAAGGCCGACAAACGCCAGCCTTAGAGTGAAAAATTAGAATAATTTTTGAGCCACAGAGAAGAGTTTTTCATTGAATGGACGTTTCATTGTATTGATCGCTTCAATGATGTCGTGATGAACTAATTCTTCTTTTTGGATACCTACACAGCGTCCTGCGTGTCCTTGAAGTAATAATTCAACGGCATAAACTCCCATACGAGAAGCTAAAATGCGGTCAAACGCACAAGGTGAACCACCACGTTGAATATGACCTAAAATAGTTGCACGCGTTTCATTACCTAATCTTTCTTCGATTTCTTTTGCAAGATCATATACATTACATTTATGTTCTGTGATTGCAATGATTGCGTGACGTTTACCATTGTTTAGATCTTGTTCAATGTTTTTGATAAGATCTTCTTTATTAAATTCTTTTTCAGCCGTAACGATATAATCACAACCACCAGCGATAGCGGCGTTAATTGTTAAATCTCCACAGTAACGTCCCATAATTTCAACTAATGAAATACGACGGTGTGAAGTAGATGTATCGCGTAAATAGTCAATCGCAGTTAATACTGTTTCTAATGCAGTTTGATAACCGATACAGTAGTCTGTACCTGCGATATCGTTATCAATTGTTCCTGGTAAACCGATACAAGGATAACCAAATTCTTCAGTGATTAGTTTAGCTCCCATATAAGAACCGTCCCCACCGATAACGATTAACGCATCAATACCGTGTTTTTCTAAGGTTTTCACAGCTTGTTTACGGATTTCTGGATCTTTAAACTCTGGAAAACGTGCTGAGCCTAAGAATGTACCACCACGATTTAAGGTGTCACAGACAGAATTACGTTCAAGTCTGATGACTTGATCGTGATATAAGCCATAGTATCCGTCTTGAATACCATAAACTTCTAAGCCTTCGCTTAATCCTGCACGCACGATCCCACGAATTGCAGCATTCATACCCGGTGCATCACCACCACTTGTTAAAATTGCAATTTTTTTAATCATAAAATATTCCTCAAAATAAAAATTAAATCTGTTAAAAATGAAAACGGCGTAAAGATTACCCTATTCATTTCATTGATTCTAGAAAAAATTATCAAAAGTCATCAACTTTTTGATCTAGTAAGGGGTTTCAATAGGTAATTGTGCTTTTTGCCACGCTTCAAAGCCACCAATTACATTATAAACTTTCTCAAATCCTTGCATTACCAACGTCTGTGCTACTTTTTGACTGCTAATTCCGTGGTAACAAATAACCATAATTTCATCATCAAAATCGTGATTGGCCAAAAAATCAGGATAGCTTTGTTGAGTTAAATGGAATGCTGTTTTCGGATGACTATAATTGTAATGAGCGTAGTCTCGAATATCTACAATGACAGATTTTTTATCAGCGTCATTATTGGCATTGCTACTTTGTATTTTTTCCCAAGCAAGCAAAGGGGTAATATTTAAAAAGGTGTCCATACATTGGTAATTTATTGAGTCAGGGGATATTCTAACGTAAAAACAACTGAACAGAAAGGTAAAATATTTATCATATAATGTTGAAATTATAGCTAGAACAATTATAATTGAGAATTGTTATCACAAATATTATTAACCCTTTATTTTGAGGAATTTATGGAATCTTTATTTCAGTTTTTACATTACAACAGCGATTATATTATTTTAGGTCTTTTAGTTCTAATGAGTATTATTTTAGTTTGGAAAGTGATTGAACGCAGTTTATTTTATAAAAAAGTGAATATCAATGATTATGCGACGATTGAAGAGCTTGAAATTGATTTAACCCACAATCTTACAACCATTTCAACAATTGGTTCAAATGCACCTTATGTCGGGTTATTAGGAACAGTTGTTGGGATTTTATTAACGTTCTACCATCTTGGAAGTGCTGGTGGAGATTTAGACGCAGGTTCAATTATGGTAAGCTTATCCCTTGCGTTAAAAGCAACTGCATTGGGTATTTTAGTTGCGATTCCGTCAATGATGTTTTACAACGGTTTTGGACGTAAGGTAGAAGAAAACAAATTGAAATGGTTAGCTGAACAGAAAAAAGTAGTAAAATAAGCGGTCATTTTTTTATAAAAATTTACAAATTTTAGGATCAAAATGAAAAAGTTTGATGAAATAAATATTATTCCTTTTATTGATATTATGTTGGTGTTACTTGCGATTGTGTTAGTAACTGCTTCATTTATTTCTCAGGGAAAAATACAAGTTAATGTCCCTCAGGCGAGTACTACAACAACCTTTAAGGCCGATGAATTAGCGAAATTACTGACTATCAATGATAAAAATGAATTTTATTTTAATGATAAGTTGATAGTGAAAGAAGATTTAGAAAAAGAAGTCATGACATGGGATAAAACTCAAAAAGTAACTCTTAAAGTTGATTCAGCTGTGACTTTTGATAAATTTGTTGAGTTGACAGATCTGCTTGCTAAAAATGAAATTAAGAATGTCGCCATTGTAACGAAAAAAGAGCAACAGTGATGAAAAATAATTCTCGAATTGGTTTAGTTTTATCACTTTTTATTCATGGTGCTGTTTTTGCAGCAGTGGGATTTGCAATAAAAAATGCAGAACCAATCAATTATGTTGAAGAGCAGACGACCAGTATCTCAATGGAAATGATGACGGCTCGTCTAGAACAACAACAGGTAGCGGTTAAAACGGAAGAGGTTCAACCAGAGCCAGAGGAAGTTGTTCAAACAGTTGAACCGAAAGAGGTTGTTGCGATTCCAAAAAAAGTTGACCCAGTTAAAAAGAAAGAAATCAAAAAAGAAAAGCCAAAAGAAGAACCGAAGAAAAAGCCTAAACCTAAGAAAAAACCGAAAAAGCATAAACCGAAAAAAAATAAGAGTGAGCTAGTTAAAGCGAAAGAAGTCGGTAAGAAAGCAAGAAAAGGGGCATTTGAAAAGGCTAAGTTTACGCAAGGTCAACAAGATCAAGCAGGTAAAAATGAAGGTAATAAAGACGGTCATTCAATGCAGTCAGGCAAGGTTTCATCAGGGGTAGTAAATGCTTATAAAGCACGTTTACAACGCGCATTACAACGTCAGGCAAATCGAAGCTATCCAACACGAGAAAAGCGAATGTATAAACAGGGGGAGGTTGTGATTGCTTTCACTGTGAATTCGTCAGGCGAGTTAGTTAATGTGCGAGTGGTGAAATCATCAGGTAATAATAATTTTGATAAAGCAGCGGTTAAAGCGGCGAATAGAACCAAAATGGATTCATCACCACCAAATGGTCGCTTAGATATCACTGCTGTGACAATCAAATTTTCATTACAGCAATAGCTTGCCTTAATTAACGGTGTTCAGTAAAATGAATGCCGTTTTTTATTACAATTTAAGAGGAATATCGAATGTTAGGAAAAGGTGGCTTAGGCGGTTTAATGAAGCAAGCTCAACAAATGCAAGCAAAAATGCAAAAAGCACAAGAAGAGATTGCGAAATTAGAAGTAACGGGCGAATCTGGTGCAGGCTTAGTAAAAGTAACATTAAATGGGGCACATAATTGTCGCCGTATTGAGATTGATCCGTCTTTAATGGAAGATGATAAAGAGATGCTAGAAGACTTAATGGCAGCTGCATTTAATGATGCGATCCGTCGTGCCGAAGAGTTACAAAAAGAGAAAATGGCAAGCGTAACAGCGGGAATGCCTATTCCTCCGGGTATGAAAATGCCATTCTAATTTCATCGCTTTATTCTGTGGAATTATTTTATTAGGACGGGTAAACTTGCGTTGCTCGTCTTTTATTTATTTGAAGAATCTAAAATTATTATGCAAATTAGTCCGTTACTTGAAAATTTAATCGAATCCCTAAGAGTGCTACCAGGTGTAGGACCAAAATCTGCTCAGCGTATGGCGTATCATTTATTGCAGCGTAATCGTGCTGGCGGGATAAATCTTGCAAAAGCGGTAGAAGAAGCGATGACTCATATCGATCATTGTGAATTATGTCGTACATTTACCGAAGAAAAGGTATGTAATATTTGTAAAAATCCACGCCGCCAAGCAAATGGGCAACTTTGTGTAGTTGAAACACCTGCGGATATTCAAGCAGTGGAACAAACAGGGCAGTTTTCTGGGCGTTATTTTGTATTGATGGGACATTTGTCGCCTCTTGATGGCATTGGACCTCGTGAAATCGGGCTTGATGTTTTACAACAACGTTTAGAATCTGAGTCTTTTTATGAAATTATTCTAGCAACTAATCCGACCATTGAAGGTGATGCAACAGCGAACTATATTGCGGAGATGTGTTTACCTTATAATATCAAAGTGACACGTATTGCGCACGGCATTCCAGTTGGCGGAGAGCTAGAGATGGTTGATGGTACAACGCTTTCTCACTCTTTTGTTGGACGGCGAGATCTCAATCTTTAATTTAGGAGAAATAGTGAATGAAAACATTTTTCAAAAAACTGTATCAAATTTTTCGTTGTATAAGAGAAATGGTGATAAATTTTTTCTTTATCCTGTTTGTTATTTTTTGTTTGGCTCTTTTTTCATTGATTTCTAGTGAAATGGCAACACCAGATACACCACAAGAATTTAATTCAGGAGCATTAACCTTACATCTAGATGGTTATTTAGCTGATAACGCAGATGAATTAGGGAAGTTTCGTCGCCTATTGCAATCTGAATTAGGTTCAAAAGAACAACCATTTAAAATTTCTACTTTTGATGTGGTTCGTGCAATAAAAAAAGCAACTAATGATAAAAAAATTACAGGTATTGTTTTAGATTTACAGGCTTTTTCTGGCGGTGATTATCCATCGCTTGAATATGTAGGGCAAATGCTGAAAGAGTTTAAAGCAAAAAGTAATAAGCCTGTGATTGCAATTGGACAATATTATTCTCAAAAGCAATATTATTTAGCAAGCTTTGCCGATAAAATTTATCTTAATAAGGCAGGTTCGGTTGATATTCATGGGCTAAGTTATGCAAACCTTTATTTCAAATCATTGCTAGATAAAATAGAAGCTCAGCCACATATTTTTAGGGTAGGTACTTACAAATCTGCGGTTGAACCTTTCATACGTGATGATATGTCAGAAGAGGCAAAACAGAATGCAACTTTATGGCTAAATGGATTATGGTCAAATATTCAAGCAAAAATAGCAGAGAATCGTCAGATTAAATCGGAAAATGTATTACCACCGTTTGAGGATTATTTGGATAAGTTTAAACAAGCGAAAGGTGACCAAGCCATTTTTGCATTAAATCAAAAACTAGTGACCAAATTAGTTACCGAGCCTCAAATGTTAAGACTTCTACAAGAACAGTTTGGCACGGATGATCAAGATTATCAGCACATTGACTATTTTGATTATGTCAATTATTTACCTTCTCGTTTTGAGAACAAAGCAATTAAGAATAATATTGCGGTGATTAACGTTGAAGGTGGCATTGTGATGGGTGAGAGTGATGATAGCAGTGCGGGTAGTGACACTGTTGTGGCTCAACTACGCAAAGCAAGAATTTCCAAAAATGTACGAGGTGTTATTTTACGCGTCAACAGTCCAGGTGGTAGTGCTTTAGCATCAGAATTGATTCGTCAAGAAATTGAAGCGATTCAGCAAGCTGGTAAACCAGTTGTCACTTCAATGGGCGGAATGGCAGCATCAGGTGGGTATTGGATTTCATCGACTACCGATAAAATTATTGCAAGTCCTAATACTTTGACTGGGTCTATTGGAATCTTTGGTTTATCAATGAGTTTTGAAAAAACAGCAAAACATATTGGTGTCACAGAAGATGGTATTGCTACTTCACAACTGGCGAGACAAAGTCCATTTAAAACCTTGAATAAGGAACAAGGCAAGTTAATTCAATTGAGCATTGAAAATGGTTATGATCATTTTCTTGAATTAGTAAGCAAAGGACGTAAGATGTCAAAAGAGCAAGTCGATCATATTGCACAAGGTCAAGTTTGGTTAGGGGAAGAAGCCCTTAAAAATGGACTGGTAGATAAGTTGGGCGATTTTGAGACAGCTTATGATGAACTAATGCTATTGATCAACGAGAAAAGGGTAGCAAAAGGGAAAGATAAACTGGATAATTTACCTGCCGTATGGAGCTTGCAAGAAGACAGTGGATTCTTAGGTGAATTTGCAAGGAATTTTAAAATGAATATTCAACTGAAATTAACGCAGTGGTTAGATATTCCTTTTATGGAGCAGCTACAACAAAAAGCACCTATTATGCCAAGATTAAACGATCCAAAAATGAGTTATTTGTATTGTTTAAATTGTGGAACGGTGCAGTAATAAAAAATTTGTAAAATTTAACAAAAAAATGACCGCTTATAGGTATTCCTCTAAGCGGTCGATAACTTTATAGGAACTAAAATGAAATTTATCTCTTTTAATATCAATGGATTAAGAGCAAGACCACACCAGCTAGAAGCGATTATTGAAAAACATCAACCTGATGTTATTGGTTTACAAGAAATCAAAGTATCTGATGAAGATTTTCCACATCAATTAGTAGAGCATTTAGGCTATCACGTGTTTCATCACGGGCAAAAAGGACATTATGGTGTGGCATTATTAACTAAACAAAAGCCATTGGCGGTACGCAAAGGTTTTGCAACAGATGGTGAAGATGCACAAAAACGTATGATTATGGCGGATCTTGAGACACCTTTTGGGACGCTTACAGTGCTGAATGGTTATTTTCCACAGGGCGAAAATCGTAAACACGAAACAAAATTCCCAGCTAAAGAAAAATTTTATGCAGATCTTCAACATTATTTAGAAACAGAACATTCGCCTGAAAATCCAATTGTGGTTATGGGGGACATTAACATTAGCCCAACTGATTTAGATATTGGGATTGGTGAACCGAACCGTAAACGTTGGTTGCAAACGGGTAAATGTTCATTCTTACCAGAAGAAAGAGAGTGGTTTGCTAAATTATTAGATTATGGTTTTGTGGATACATTCAGAATGATGAATCCAGAAGCGGATGATCAATATTCGTGGTTTGATTATCGCTCAAAAGGTTTTAATGATAATCGTGGTTTGCGTATTGATTTAGTGATGGCGACAAAAATGTTAGCGGAACGATGTGTAGATACTGGGATTGATTTAGAAATCAGAGCGATGGAAAAACCATCAGATCATGCACCAATTTGGGCAACATTTGAATAAGATATTGAATGTTATCAATGTTAAGGTTTTGTATCTAGATATAGATACAAAGATTTAAATGAGAATGATTGTTAAATAATGGTAATATTTCATTTATTTTTCAATATATTGTCAATTGATAAATTACTGTTTTTTGAGCTGATAAAATTGATTTATATCAATTAAAATTTATTTTTTTATACGGTAACGAAGGTTTTGTTAAAATTTGTGACAAATGTAACATTTTTAATGTTTGTTATTATTGGCTTTATAGGTAAAATAGCGTTAGGTTTTTCTCTTTGAATATTTTTATTTTATAAAAAGAGTCTACAGAAAAATCAGCTTGGGTAGTTATTTTTAGATATTAGTCTAATAATAATTCATTTTTCTCGTTATATTACAACAAAGAGGTTTGAGATGTTGGACGTTGTTGAACTTTCTCGATTGCAGTTTGCGTTAACTGCATTATACCACTTCTTATTTGTACCATTGACTTTAGGGCTTTCTTTCATTCTTGTAGTGATGGAAACGCTTTATGTGACGACAGGTAAAGAAGTGTATAAAGATATGACTAAGTTCTGGGGTAAGTTGTTTGGTATTAACTTTGCTCTTGGAGTAACAACAGGGATTACCATGGAATTCCAATTTGGTACTAACTGGTCATATTATTCTCATTATGTAGGTGATGTTTTTGGAGCTCCATTAGCGATTGAAGGCTTAATGGCATTCTTCTTAGAATCTACATTCGTAGGTCTTTTCTTTTTCGGTTGGGATCGTCTATCAAAAGCGAAGCATTTGGTTACAACATATTGTGTAGCCTTTGGTTCGAATTTTTCTGCGTTATGGATTTTGGTTGCAAACGGCTGGATGCAAAATCCAGAAGGTTCGCAATTCAATTTTGAAACAATGCGAATGGAAATGGCAAGTTTTGCTGATTTAGTTTTAAATCCAGTTGCTCAATCTAAATTCTTACATACAGTAACTGCTGGCTATACTTGTGGTGCTATTTTTGTTTTAGGTATTAGTTCATACTACATTTTGAAAGGTCGTGATTTAAGCTTTGCAAGACGTTCATTCTCTGTGGGAGCAACGTTTGGCTTAGTTGCAATCCTTTCTGTACTTGTTATGGGTGATGAGTCTGGTTATGAAATCGGTCAAGCTCAACCAATGAAATTGGCAACAATGGAAGGGGAATGGCATACTCAAAAAGCACCAGCGGATTGGAATGCGTTTGTAATTCCTAACTCAGAAGAAGGAAAAAATGATTTTGAAATTAAAATTCCTTATATGGCTGGTTTGATTGTAACTCGTTCGTTAGATAAACAATTCCCAGGTGTTCACGATATTCGTAAAGAAAATGAACAACGTGTGCGTAATGGTATTGTTGCTTATGGATTATTAGAAAAATTACGTTCTGGTAACTATACAGCAGAAGAGAAAGAAGCATTTCAAAATACGTATCAAAAAGATTTAGGTTTTGGTTTATTATTAAAACCTTATACTGATAATGTGATTGATGCGACTGAAGAACAAATTCAAAAAGCAGCAGATTCAACCGTACCTAACGTAGGACCAACATTCTGGTCATTCCGTATGATGATGGCATCGGGTGGTTTAATGCTTCTTCTTATTGCATTAGCTTTCTTCCAAAACTTCAAAGGTACTGTAGGTAGCCGCCCATTACTATTAAAAGCATTATTATTTGGTATTCCATTACCTTGGATTGCAATTGAAAGTGGTTGGTTCTTAGCAGAATATGGTCGTCAACCTTGGGCAATCTATAATGTATTACCAACAGGAGTGGCGAACTCATCATTAACAACCTTAGATCTGTGGATTTCAATCGGATTGTTATGTGGTTTATACACCATTTTCTTGGTAGCAGAAATGTATTTAATGTTTAAATATGCTCGCTTAGGTCCGAGTTCATTAAAAACAGGTCGCTATCATTTTGAACAATCTGCGAAATAAGTAGGAGAAAAAATATGTTAGATTATGAAATTCTACGTTTTATTTGGTGGATTTTAGTCGGTGTTTTATTGATCGGTTTTGCGATTACCGATGGTTTTGATATGGGTGTTTTAACATTGCTACCAGTAATGGGTAAAAGCAATATTGAACGCCGTATAATGATCAATACTGTTGCTCCGCACTGGGATGGTAACCAAGTTTGGTTATTAACGGGTGGTGGTGCAATTTTTGCAGCGTGGCCAACCGTATATGCAACATCATTCTCAGGATTCTATCTTGCAATGATTGTTGTGCTAGCGGCATTATTCTTCCGTCCAGTTGGTTTTGAATACCGTGCTAAAATTGATTCACCAAAATGGAGAAGTGCTTGGGATTGGGGATTATTTGTAGGTGGTTTTGTACCATCACTTATCTTCGGTGTTGCATTTGGTAACTTATTACAAGGTGTTCCATTTGAGTTTAACAACATTAACCAAATCCAATATACTGGTTCGTTCTTTGGATTATTAAACCCATTTGCATTACTTTGTGGTGTGGTAAGTTTAATGATGTTAACCACGCAAGGTGCAACCTGGTTACAAATGAAAACAACGGGCGATTTGCGTGCTAGAGCAAGAAATATTGCACAAATCACAGCATTAGTCACTTTAATTGCATTCTTATTAGCAGGTGCTTGGTTATACTTCAAAGACGGTTTTGTTGTAACAAGTGAGATGGATCATTTTGCTGCCTCAGTATTTACAAGTAAAACAGTTGCATTAGAGCAAGGTGCTTGGTTTAGCAACTTCTTTAATATGCCTGTATTATTTATTATTCCAGCATTAGCAGTAATTGGTGCGTTAGGTACAATCTTAGCGTCAAAAGCTGATCGTAATGGTTTTGCTTTCTTATCATCATCAATTATGCTTGCGGGTGTAATTTTAACAGCTGGCGTATCAATGTTCCCATTCGTAATGCCTTCAATTTCACACCCTGAAATGAGCTTAACAATGTGGGATGCAACAGCAAGTGAAAATACATTAACTGTAATGTTCTATGTTGCTTGTGGTTTTGTACCATTAGTGCTTGCATACACAATTTGGAGTTACTTCGCTATGTTTGGTCGTCTTGACGCGAAACAAATCGAAGAAAACAAGGCAGCTTACTAAGGAGAAATTATTATGTTTTATGTAACTTGGGTATTAGGTGTCTTACTTGCTATTTTATTTTCAGTTGCAATGACTGTAAAAGCTGAGAAATCAGGTCATTTAGACGATTAAAATGGTAGATAAACTCTATAACTTAACAGCAAAGGGCTTTTTAAAAGCCCTTTCTTTCATTCTTGCTTCATTGATGTTTGGCTTGATTTTATTTAATTCAATGACATTTGCCCAACATTTTGGAGGAAGAATTCCATATCTTGCTTTTCTCACTTTTTATGGAATGGCAATTTTATGGGTTCACGGTGTTGGCTTTGAAATAAAATCATCTTTTTGGAAAATTATATTTTTACCTTTAACAGGATATTTTATTGTATTAAGCTCAATCACCGTGATTTTGCTTAAATAATATGTAGATAAAAAACTTGCACAATTATTTATGCACTACTAGAATAATAAAATTATTACGACGCCTAAATCTTAGGCGTTTTCTTTCTCTTTTTTGGAAATACAGGATATGATGAATTTTCCAGTACGAGTCTATTATGAAGATACCGATGCCGGAGGTGTCGTTTATCACGCCAATTATTTACACTTTTTAGAGCGTGCAAGAACAGAATTTTTACGTCAACAGGGTTTTTCACAACAACAGTTATTAAAAGAATCACTGGCTTTTGTTGTTAAAAAAATGGATATTGATTATAAAAGTCCTGCACGATTAGACGATCTTTTAAATGTTATCACCGAAGTGATTGAACTTGGAAAAGCAAAAATTGTCTTTTCACAGAGCATATGGCAGGAAGAACGTTGTATCACACAAGCGACAGTTGTCGTTGCTTGTGTTAATTTAAATCAAATGAAACCTGTGGCGATACCTGAAAATATTCGCCAAATTTTTAAAATATAATCTTGGAGTTATCATAAATGTCGATGGATTTTAATTTTGTTTCACTTTTTCTTGAAGCAAGTATTGTTGTAAAAGCAATTATTATTATTTTAATGTTTTTTTCCGTGTTATCGTGGGCAGTGATTTTTAGTCGCAGTCGCCTTTTAAATAAAGCGAGAAAAAACTCACTTAGCTTTGAAGATCGTTTTTGGTCAGGAGAAGATTTTGGACGTTTACATGAAGGATTAGAAAATCGTCGAGATCAATTAAATGGTTCTGAGCAGATCTTTTATGTGGGATTCAAAGAGTTCTCTCGCTTGCAGCAAGCAAATCCAGATTCTCCAGAATCTGTGATTCAGGGAACAGGAAGAGCAATGAATTTAGCTTTAAACCGAGAACTAGAAAAATTAGAAAGCTATATTCCATTTTTAGGAACGGTAGGATCTGTTAGCCCGTATATCGGATTATTTGGTACAGTTTGGGGAATTATGCACTCATTTATGGGATTAAGTGCCGTAAAACAAGCAACCTTACAATCTGTTGCACCAGGTATTGCCGAAGCACTTATTGCCACAGCGATAGGCCTATTTGCTGCGATCCCAGCGGTAATGGCGTATAACCGTTTAAATGTAAAATTAAATAAATTAGAACAAAATTACATCAACTTTATTGATGAATTTACCACGATTTTACATCGCCAAGTGTTTACTAAAAAATAGTATTTAACAAGAAAAATAGAAGCGGTTAAATTTTTATCACTTTTTGCAAATTTTCATAAAAAAGTAACCGCTTACTTAATATCTGATGAGGAAAAAATGTCTTACCGTCGTCGTAATCGTAATAATATAAAATCTGAAATCAATATTGTGCCATTCCTAGATGTATTACTGGTGCTGTTATTGATTTTTATGGCAACAGCACCTGTGATTAGCCAAAGTGTAGAAGTGGATTTGCCTGAGGATAAACACAGCCAGTCCGTAACCAATGAAAGTAAAAAGCCCGTTATTTTACAAATTGAAGGTGTGGCATTATATAAATTAAAAATGGATGGACACTTTGTTGAAAAATCAGGTGAGCAATTACTTACAGAAACAGATGTGATTGCATTTTCATCACAGGCTTTTCAACAAGATCCACATACATTATTTCTGGTAGCTGGTGGTAAAGATGTACCTTATGAGGAAATTATTAAAGGTATTTCTTTATTAAAAGACGCTGGAATAAAAACAGTCGGTTTAATGACTTCAAGTAAATAGTGGGTAATTGACGTGAAA
This DNA window, taken from Phocoenobacter uteri, encodes the following:
- the cydB gene encoding cytochrome d ubiquinol oxidase subunit II, with product MLDYEILRFIWWILVGVLLIGFAITDGFDMGVLTLLPVMGKSNIERRIMINTVAPHWDGNQVWLLTGGGAIFAAWPTVYATSFSGFYLAMIVVLAALFFRPVGFEYRAKIDSPKWRSAWDWGLFVGGFVPSLIFGVAFGNLLQGVPFEFNNINQIQYTGSFFGLLNPFALLCGVVSLMMLTTQGATWLQMKTTGDLRARARNIAQITALVTLIAFLLAGAWLYFKDGFVVTSEMDHFAASVFTSKTVALEQGAWFSNFFNMPVLFIIPALAVIGALGTILASKADRNGFAFLSSSIMLAGVILTAGVSMFPFVMPSISHPEMSLTMWDATASENTLTVMFYVACGFVPLVLAYTIWSYFAMFGRLDAKQIEENKAAY
- a CDS encoding cytochrome bd oxidase small subunit, CydX/CbdX family, which gives rise to MFYVTWVLGVLLAILFSVAMTVKAEKSGHLDD
- the ybgE gene encoding cyd operon protein YbgE, which produces MVDKLYNLTAKGFLKALSFILASLMFGLILFNSMTFAQHFGGRIPYLAFLTFYGMAILWVHGVGFEIKSSFWKIIFLPLTGYFIVLSSITVILLK
- the ybgC gene encoding tol-pal system-associated acyl-CoA thioesterase — its product is MNFPVRVYYEDTDAGGVVYHANYLHFLERARTEFLRQQGFSQQQLLKESLAFVVKKMDIDYKSPARLDDLLNVITEVIELGKAKIVFSQSIWQEERCITQATVVVACVNLNQMKPVAIPENIRQIFKI
- the tolQ gene encoding protein TolQ, which encodes MSMDFNFVSLFLEASIVVKAIIIILMFFSVLSWAVIFSRSRLLNKARKNSLSFEDRFWSGEDFGRLHEGLENRRDQLNGSEQIFYVGFKEFSRLQQANPDSPESVIQGTGRAMNLALNRELEKLESYIPFLGTVGSVSPYIGLFGTVWGIMHSFMGLSAVKQATLQSVAPGIAEALIATAIGLFAAIPAVMAYNRLNVKLNKLEQNYINFIDEFTTILHRQVFTKK
- the tolR gene encoding colicin uptake protein TolR; the encoded protein is MSYRRRNRNNIKSEINIVPFLDVLLVLLLIFMATAPVISQSVEVDLPEDKHSQSVTNESKKPVILQIEGVALYKLKMDGHFVEKSGEQLLTETDVIAFSSQAFQQDPHTLFLVAGGKDVPYEEIIKGISLLKDAGIKTVGLMTSSK